From one Candoia aspera isolate rCanAsp1 chromosome 17, rCanAsp1.hap2, whole genome shotgun sequence genomic stretch:
- the CADM3 gene encoding cell adhesion molecule 3, with amino-acid sequence MLPVVVLVSSALIAAGRGNLLHDRSQPVTSDEVVVAGSKVILSCKVEDPEDSSLQWSNPTQQTLYFGEKRALRDLRIQLENSTSNELSISIDNTTLADEGEYTCTIFTRPVRTAKAMVTVLGIPQKPQISGYSGPLREGDVALLTCASSGSKPAAQLRWNKGDRVLTGRSSEVSKDANGKTFTVTSQVEITVGQEDDGADVTCTVDHSSGQISEKSASQRLSVFYKPTAKIEPRPEHPREGDNLELHCRGQGNPIPQEYKWEKDGVGTPLLDAQENILIFPSLNKSDSGTYICHASNIMGSSMARYILSVSDASPVTHTGSSYHAVVGGVVAVVVFLLLILLIILGHYLIRHKGTYLTHEAKGSDDAPDADTAIINAEGGQSGGDDKKEYFI; translated from the exons GAAGCCAGCCCGTGACCTCAGATGAAGTCGTGGTAGCGGGTTCAAAGGTGATCCTCTCCTGCAAGGTGGAAGATCCAGAAGATTCGTCGCTCCAGTGGTCCAACCCTACTCAGCAGACGCTGTACTTCGGAGAAAAGCGAG CGCTGCGAGACCTTCGAATCCAGCTGGAGAATTCGACGTCCAACGAGCTGAGCATCAGTATTGACAACACAACTCTGGCTGACGAGGGAGAATATACCTGCACGATATTCACCAGGCCCGTACGGACTGCGAAGGCGATGGTCACCGTGCTGG GAATCCCACAGAAGCCCCAGATCTCTGGTTACTCAGGTCCTCTTAGGGAAGGAGATGTGGCTCTGTTGACATGTGCCTCTTCTGGCAGCAAGCCAGCTGCACAGCTCAGATGGAATAAGGGTGATAGAGTCTTGACAG GCCGGTCTTCGGAAGTATCGAAAGATGCCAATGGAAAGACCTTTACCGTCACCAGCCAAGTAGAAATTACAGTTGGGCAAGAGGATGACGGTGCGGACGTCACGTGCACGGTTGATCACTCCTCTGGGCAGATCTCTGAGAAATCCGCCTCACAACGCTTATCTGTCTTtt ACAAGCCAACAGCAAAAATTGAACCCAGGCCAGAACATCCACGGGAAGGGGACAACTTGGAGCTGCACTGCAGGGGACAGGGGAATCCGAT CCCTCAGGAATACAAATGGGAGAAGGATGGTGTCGGGACACCCTTGCTGGATGCTCAAGAGAATATCCTTATCTTCCCCAGCTTAAACAAAAGTGACAGTGGGACTTATATTTGCCATGCCTCAAATATTATGGGCAGCTCCATGGCGAGATACATCCTATCTGTTAGTG ATGCGAGTCCCGTGACACACACAGGAAGCAGCTATCATGCCGTTGTTGGGGGTGTAGTAGCAGTTgtcgtcttcctcctcctcatcctcctcatCATTCTGGGACACTACTTAATTCGGCACAAAG GTACCTACTTGACCCATGAGGCCAAAGGCTCGGACGATGCCCCAGATGCAGACACAGCCATTATCAACGCAGAGGGAGGTCAATCAGGCGGGGACGACAAGAAGGAATATTTCATCTAA